One genomic segment of Streptosporangium album includes these proteins:
- a CDS encoding GNAT family N-acetyltransferase: MLKPSYPIRTQRLILRPFTHDDLTGMNAIHSLPEVARYLYWEPRDPEQVRQSLEKKITQTALEEEGQALALAVELEATGELIGDGVLFWHSALHRSGEIGYIFHPGHGGKGYATEAAEALLELGFDGLDLHRITGRLDGRNHASARLLERLGMRREAHLVENEIVKGEWTDEVIYAILQREWRARH, encoded by the coding sequence ATGCTGAAACCCTCATACCCGATCCGCACCCAACGGCTCATTCTGCGCCCCTTCACCCACGACGATCTCACCGGCATGAACGCCATCCATTCGCTGCCCGAAGTGGCCCGATACCTGTACTGGGAGCCCCGCGACCCCGAGCAGGTCAGGCAGTCCCTCGAAAAGAAGATCACCCAGACGGCGCTGGAGGAGGAAGGCCAGGCCCTGGCCTTGGCGGTGGAACTGGAGGCCACCGGCGAACTGATCGGCGACGGGGTGCTGTTCTGGCACAGCGCCCTGCACCGCAGCGGCGAGATCGGCTACATATTCCACCCCGGCCACGGGGGTAAGGGTTATGCCACCGAAGCGGCCGAGGCCCTACTGGAGCTGGGCTTCGACGGCCTGGACCTACACCGCATCACCGGCCGCCTGGACGGCCGCAACCACGCCTCGGCCCGGCTGCTGGAACGCCTGGGAATGCGCCGCGAAGCCCACCTGGTGGAAAACGAGATCGTCAAAGGCGAATGGACCGACGAGGTGATCTACGCCATCCTGCAGCGGGAATGGCGCGCCCGCCACTGA
- a CDS encoding DMT family transporter has translation MAWLILAGAIIAEVLATTALKLSDGFTHKGWALTVVAGYAAAFILLAQALKLHLEVGTAYAVWAGAGTAAIAAIGVLFLGESLTPAKLAGIALIIGGVLVLNLAGGTH, from the coding sequence ATGGCATGGCTGATCCTGGCAGGAGCGATCATCGCCGAGGTACTGGCGACCACCGCACTGAAACTGAGCGACGGCTTCACACACAAAGGCTGGGCACTGACCGTCGTGGCCGGCTACGCCGCCGCGTTCATCCTGCTGGCCCAGGCCCTGAAACTGCACCTGGAAGTGGGCACCGCCTACGCCGTATGGGCCGGCGCCGGCACCGCCGCGATCGCCGCGATCGGCGTACTGTTCCTGGGCGAGTCGCTCACCCCGGCCAAGCTCGCCGGAATCGCACTCATCATCGGCGGCGTGCTGGTGCTCAACCTGGCCGGCGGCACCCACTGA